From one Lysinibacillus sp. G4S2 genomic stretch:
- a CDS encoding GNAT family N-acetyltransferase encodes MEHKKTFFSVTKETKHGTVYVEGPVPPEKLATYSFHEGLVAFRPPKQQQQAIIEIAGLPEGRIIIIRNEDIIVGYVTYLYPDPLERWAEDRIDNMIELGAIEVIPEYRGTGAGKALLAVSFMGDEMEDYLVITTEYYWHWDLKGTGLNVWDYRKMMEKMMSSADFEYFATDDPEITSHPANCLMAREGKRVPHESMERFDRLRFRNRFMY; translated from the coding sequence ATGGAACATAAAAAAACTTTTTTTTCTGTCACAAAGGAAACAAAGCATGGTACTGTGTATGTGGAAGGACCTGTTCCTCCAGAAAAATTAGCTACATATTCATTCCACGAAGGCTTGGTTGCTTTTAGACCTCCAAAACAACAACAACAAGCCATTATAGAAATTGCAGGACTTCCTGAAGGACGAATTATTATTATCCGAAATGAAGATATCATAGTAGGCTACGTCACCTATCTATATCCCGATCCATTAGAACGATGGGCGGAGGATCGAATTGATAACATGATTGAGCTAGGTGCCATTGAAGTCATTCCAGAATATCGTGGTACAGGTGCTGGTAAAGCACTACTTGCCGTGTCTTTTATGGGAGATGAAATGGAAGACTATCTCGTTATCACTACCGAATATTATTGGCATTGGGATTTAAAAGGGACTGGTTTAAACGTATGGGATTATCGCAAAATGATGGAGAAAATGATGAGCTCCGCTGACTTCGAATATTTTGCTACAGATGATCCTGAAATTACATCACATCCTGCTAACTGCCTGATGGCGCGCGAAGGAAAACGTGTGCCCCATGAGTCAATGGAAAGATTCGATAGACTTCGTTTCAGAAATCGTTTCATGTATTAA
- the ccpA gene encoding catabolite control protein A, which translates to MTVTIYDVAREANVSMATVSRVVNGNQNVKPATRKKVLEVIERLEYRPNAVARGLASKKTTTVGVIIPDIANNVYAELARGVEDIATMYRYNIILANSDQHEDKELQLLDTMLGKQVDGIVMMSDEVTEKMQQTMDHSPVPIVLAGSVDESQTIATVNIDYYQAAYEAITLLIQNGHKRIGFVTGPLTYTINGKFKLEAYKKALQDAGYPIDESLIAAEESSYDMGLEAWETLSSLENPPTAYFAGSDELAIGLIHGAQDTGKNVPEDIEVISFENSKLARMVRPQLTSVALPLYDIGAVAMRLLTKLMNKEPVEDEAVILPHRIEHRQSVKSK; encoded by the coding sequence ATGACTGTTACAATTTATGATGTTGCAAGAGAAGCAAATGTTTCTATGGCAACGGTCTCTCGTGTAGTCAATGGCAATCAAAACGTAAAACCGGCAACACGAAAAAAAGTATTAGAAGTAATTGAGCGATTAGAGTATCGTCCAAACGCAGTAGCGCGAGGATTAGCAAGTAAGAAAACAACAACAGTTGGCGTGATTATCCCAGATATTGCAAACAATGTTTATGCGGAGCTGGCACGTGGTGTAGAGGATATTGCAACAATGTATCGTTACAATATTATTTTAGCCAACTCAGATCAACATGAAGATAAAGAGCTACAGCTACTGGATACAATGCTGGGGAAACAAGTTGACGGTATTGTCATGATGAGTGATGAAGTTACTGAGAAAATGCAACAAACGATGGATCATTCACCTGTACCAATTGTGCTTGCGGGTTCAGTAGATGAATCACAAACTATCGCGACTGTTAATATTGATTATTACCAAGCAGCTTATGAAGCGATTACTTTACTCATTCAAAACGGGCATAAGAGAATCGGCTTTGTAACAGGTCCGCTTACTTATACTATTAATGGAAAATTCAAACTTGAGGCTTATAAAAAAGCTTTACAGGACGCAGGTTACCCTATAGATGAATCACTAATTGCTGCAGAAGAATCGAGCTATGATATGGGATTAGAGGCGTGGGAAACATTATCCTCACTTGAAAATCCTCCAACCGCTTATTTTGCAGGCAGTGATGAATTGGCAATCGGACTGATTCACGGTGCCCAGGATACAGGAAAAAATGTACCGGAGGATATTGAAGTGATCAGCTTCGAAAATTCAAAATTAGCACGTATGGTACGTCCACAGCTTACAAGTGTAGCGCTACCACTGTACGACATTGGAGCTGTCGCAATGCGTTTGCTGACAAAATTGATGAACAAAGAGCCTGTTGAAGACGAAGCGGTTATTTTACCTCATCGCATTGAACATCGACAATCTGTCAAAAGTAAATAA
- the murC gene encoding UDP-N-acetylmuramate--L-alanine ligase, giving the protein MTVFHFTGIKGSGMSSLAQILFDAGEQVQGSDVDKYFFTEQPLRERNIPIFTFNADNIKEGMTIIAGNAFPDDHPELERARQIGAEVIRYHKFLGEYIGNYTSIAITGAHGKTSTTGLMSHVVGGYKPTSYLIGDGTGAGHANADFFVMEACEYRRHFLAYNPDYAVMTNIDFDHPDYFANIEDVYSAFQSLALQVKKAIIACGDDEQLQRIQAKVPVVYYGFGAENDFEARNVEKTTEGTKFDVFVRNEFYSTFFIPLFGDHAVLNTLAVITLCEYEGISPDIIQARLITYKGVKRRFTETDIGNNVLIDDYAHHPTEIRATVQSARQKFPERELVAIFQPHTFTRTQAFLQDFANSLNLADTAYLCDIFGSARETQGALSIQDLASLIEGSAVITTEGIEVLTKHEGAVFLFMGAGDVHKFQDAFEDVLKNNETA; this is encoded by the coding sequence ATGACAGTTTTTCATTTCACAGGCATTAAAGGTTCTGGCATGAGTTCCCTTGCACAAATCTTATTTGATGCTGGTGAACAAGTACAGGGCTCAGATGTTGATAAATATTTCTTCACGGAACAACCGTTACGTGAACGTAATATTCCAATTTTTACATTTAATGCAGATAATATTAAAGAAGGTATGACAATTATTGCAGGAAACGCATTTCCTGATGACCATCCTGAATTAGAACGTGCTCGCCAAATCGGTGCAGAAGTTATTCGCTACCATAAATTTTTAGGTGAATATATCGGTAATTATACGTCGATTGCTATTACTGGTGCACATGGTAAAACATCTACGACAGGCTTAATGTCTCATGTTGTAGGTGGTTATAAACCAACTTCATATTTAATCGGTGATGGAACAGGAGCTGGGCATGCAAATGCTGACTTCTTTGTAATGGAGGCATGTGAATACCGTCGACACTTTTTAGCTTACAATCCAGATTACGCTGTAATGACTAATATTGATTTTGACCATCCAGACTATTTTGCCAACATAGAGGATGTTTATTCAGCGTTTCAATCATTAGCTTTACAGGTTAAAAAAGCAATTATTGCTTGTGGTGATGATGAACAGTTACAACGTATTCAAGCGAAGGTACCTGTTGTGTATTATGGCTTTGGAGCTGAAAATGATTTTGAAGCTCGTAATGTTGAAAAAACAACAGAGGGTACAAAATTTGATGTATTTGTTCGCAATGAATTTTATAGTACATTCTTTATCCCATTGTTTGGAGATCATGCGGTATTAAACACATTAGCAGTTATTACACTTTGCGAGTATGAAGGAATATCACCAGATATTATCCAAGCACGTTTAATCACTTATAAAGGTGTAAAAAGACGTTTTACAGAAACGGATATTGGAAATAATGTTTTAATAGACGACTATGCACATCATCCAACTGAAATACGTGCAACGGTTCAATCAGCGCGACAAAAATTTCCAGAACGTGAACTGGTAGCTATTTTCCAACCACATACATTTACACGTACGCAAGCTTTTTTACAGGATTTTGCAAATAGTCTAAATCTTGCAGATACAGCCTACTTATGTGATATATTTGGTTCTGCAAGGGAAACACAAGGCGCACTTTCAATCCAAGATTTAGCCTCTTTAATTGAAGGTAGTGCAGTGATTACCACTGAAGGAATTGAAGTGCTAACAAAACATGAGGGCGCAGTATTTTTATTTATGGGCGCTGGCGATGTTCACAAATTCCAAGATGCATTTGAAGACGTGCTAAAAAACAACGAAACAGCTTAG
- a CDS encoding acetoin utilization AcuB family protein, protein MIVEEIMNGEPYTLAPTNTVFEALKLMREKKVRHVPVVDEEHHVLGVITERNIKEALPSSLRDEPNSPVFNAKVEEIMIKKPLVGHPLDFVEEVALTFYESKVGCLPIVSGGKLVGIVTTTDLLYTYIELTGATEPGSKIEIRVSDTPGTLFEITKIFHEHHVNVQSVLVYPDSENTQNKILSIRVKTLNPLAMIEDLRKEGFDVLWPNLPGVSLQ, encoded by the coding sequence ATGATCGTAGAAGAAATTATGAATGGTGAGCCCTACACGCTGGCTCCGACAAATACAGTGTTTGAAGCGCTGAAGTTAATGCGAGAGAAAAAAGTACGTCATGTGCCAGTTGTAGATGAGGAGCATCATGTTCTTGGGGTTATCACTGAACGAAATATTAAAGAGGCCTTGCCTTCCTCGTTACGGGATGAACCTAATTCTCCAGTTTTTAATGCAAAAGTGGAAGAAATTATGATTAAAAAACCACTTGTCGGTCATCCACTTGATTTTGTAGAAGAAGTAGCTCTTACTTTTTATGAATCCAAAGTAGGTTGCTTACCAATTGTCTCTGGAGGAAAATTAGTTGGCATTGTGACTACCACAGATTTACTCTATACCTATATAGAGTTAACTGGTGCCACTGAACCTGGCTCAAAAATTGAAATCCGTGTATCCGATACGCCAGGAACATTATTTGAGATTACAAAGATTTTTCATGAACATCATGTAAATGTCCAAAGCGTCTTAGTTTATCCTGATTCTGAAAATACTCAAAACAAAATTTTAAGTATCCGAGTAAAAACATTGAATCCACTAGCTATGATTGAAGATCTACGAAAAGAAGGCTTTGATGTTTTATGGCCTAATTTACCAGGTGTTTCGTTACAATGA
- the acsA gene encoding acetate--CoA ligase, protein MKMMEKLNALPKQYNLPDYEETAAIHDWAETEKGFSWSETGLVNMAYEAIDRHTETHRKNKVALYFNDGKRKEAYSFNEMKNMTNKAANVFKAATNLAKGDRLFIFMPRSPELYFSLLGALKMGVIVGPLFEAFMEGAVYDRLADSEAKVLVTTPELLERVPLEKLPHVQHVFLVGADIEETSQILDFNKRLKEASSQFDIEWVDREDGMILHYTSGSTGAPKGVLHVHNAMLQQYQSTQWVLDLREEDIYWCTADPGWVTGTAYGIFGPWLNGVTMLIVGGRFSPQAWYQAIEDYSVSVWYSAPTAFRMLMGAGSGMLENYDLSSLRHILSVGEPLNPEVIRWGIDELGHRIHDTWWMTETGAHMICNYPSMDIKPGSMGKPLPGIHATIVDDAGNEVPPFTMGNLAVRRGWPAMMRQIWGNPERYESYFLKGEWYVSGDSAYMDDEGYFWFQGRVDDVIMTAGERVGPFEVESKLLEHPDIVEAGVIGKPDPVRGEIIKAFVSLREGVEPSDALIEDIRNFVKKGLSAHAAPREIEFKDKLPKTRSGKIMRRVLKAWELNLPTGDLSTMED, encoded by the coding sequence ATGAAAATGATGGAGAAATTGAATGCTTTACCAAAGCAATACAATTTACCTGATTATGAGGAAACGGCAGCAATACATGATTGGGCAGAGACAGAAAAGGGATTTAGTTGGTCTGAAACAGGTCTTGTGAATATGGCGTATGAGGCAATTGATCGTCATACAGAAACACATCGGAAAAACAAAGTTGCGCTTTATTTTAATGATGGTAAACGTAAAGAGGCTTATTCTTTCAATGAAATGAAAAACATGACAAATAAAGCAGCAAATGTGTTTAAGGCAGCGACGAATTTAGCAAAAGGGGATCGTTTATTTATTTTCATGCCACGTTCACCAGAGCTTTATTTTTCATTATTAGGCGCATTGAAAATGGGTGTTATTGTAGGACCATTATTCGAGGCATTTATGGAAGGTGCTGTTTATGACAGACTTGCAGATAGTGAAGCGAAAGTATTAGTGACAACACCAGAGTTACTTGAACGTGTACCTTTAGAAAAGCTACCACATGTGCAGCACGTCTTTTTAGTAGGAGCAGATATAGAAGAAACATCACAAATTTTAGATTTCAATAAACGCCTAAAAGAGGCTTCCTCTCAATTTGACATTGAATGGGTGGACCGAGAGGATGGTATGATTCTTCATTATACTTCTGGATCAACTGGAGCACCAAAGGGCGTATTGCATGTCCATAACGCAATGCTTCAACAATATCAATCCACACAATGGGTACTTGATTTACGTGAAGAGGATATTTATTGGTGTACGGCTGATCCAGGATGGGTAACAGGCACAGCGTATGGAATTTTTGGCCCATGGTTAAATGGAGTCACAATGCTTATTGTCGGGGGGAGATTTTCACCACAAGCTTGGTACCAAGCAATTGAGGATTATAGTGTATCAGTTTGGTATAGTGCACCTACAGCTTTCAGAATGTTAATGGGCGCAGGTAGTGGCATGCTTGAGAATTATGATTTATCTTCTTTACGCCACATTTTATCTGTTGGTGAGCCGTTAAATCCAGAAGTAATTCGTTGGGGTATTGATGAGCTAGGTCACCGTATTCATGATACATGGTGGATGACGGAAACTGGTGCACATATGATTTGTAACTATCCTTCTATGGATATTAAGCCAGGGTCTATGGGGAAACCATTACCTGGTATTCATGCGACGATTGTTGATGATGCGGGAAATGAAGTACCACCTTTTACAATGGGGAATCTAGCAGTTCGACGAGGTTGGCCAGCAATGATGCGCCAAATTTGGGGGAATCCAGAGCGTTATGAATCCTATTTCTTAAAAGGTGAATGGTATGTGTCTGGGGACTCTGCCTATATGGATGATGAAGGCTACTTCTGGTTCCAGGGACGTGTAGATGATGTAATTATGACAGCTGGTGAACGTGTAGGTCCTTTCGAGGTAGAAAGTAAACTACTAGAGCATCCTGATATAGTCGAAGCAGGAGTGATTGGAAAGCCAGATCCTGTACGAGGAGAAATTATTAAAGCCTTTGTATCATTACGTGAGGGTGTTGAACCTTCAGATGCATTGATTGAGGATATTCGTAATTTTGTTAAGAAGGGCTTGTCTGCACACGCTGCCCCACGCGAAATCGAATTTAAAGATAAGCTACCAAAAACACGCAGTGGTAAGATTATGCGTCGTGTGTTAAAGGCGTGGGAGTTAAATTTACCAACGGGCGATTTATCTACGATGGAAGACTAA
- a CDS encoding bifunctional 3-deoxy-7-phosphoheptulonate synthase/chorismate mutase, translating to MSQKDLESLRSQIDGLNLEILRLINERATVVDEIGKIKEKQGVNRYDPLRERHMLDLIKEHNQGPLNQMTVDYIFKQIFKTALKQLEADKKKELLVSRKKKSEDTVINVNGELIGQGKPSFVFGPCAVESYEQVAAVAASIKAKGEKLIRGGAYKPRTSPYDFQGLGLEGLKILKRVSEEYGLAVITEIVTPGHLEEALDYIDVIQIGARNMQNFELLKAAGAANKPVLLKRGLAATIDEFIHAAEYIMSKGNENIILCERGIRTYEKATRNTLDISAVPILKQETHLPVFVDVTHSTGRRDLLLPCAKAAIAIGADGVMAEVHPDPSVALSDSQQQMDIPTFDAFYETLQNFMKNYEIRA from the coding sequence ATGAGCCAAAAAGATTTAGAAAGCTTACGTAGTCAAATAGACGGTTTAAACTTAGAAATTCTTCGTCTAATTAACGAACGAGCAACTGTAGTTGATGAAATCGGTAAGATTAAAGAAAAACAAGGTGTGAATCGTTATGATCCATTACGTGAACGCCACATGCTTGATCTCATCAAAGAACACAATCAAGGTCCGTTAAATCAAATGACGGTTGATTATATATTTAAGCAAATCTTTAAAACAGCTTTAAAACAACTTGAAGCAGATAAGAAAAAAGAGTTACTTGTATCTCGTAAAAAGAAATCAGAAGATACTGTCATTAATGTGAATGGTGAGCTAATTGGCCAAGGAAAACCATCTTTCGTATTTGGACCTTGTGCTGTAGAATCATACGAGCAAGTTGCAGCAGTAGCAGCATCTATTAAAGCAAAAGGTGAAAAATTGATTCGTGGTGGTGCTTATAAACCACGTACTTCTCCTTACGACTTCCAAGGTCTTGGATTAGAAGGCCTGAAAATTCTAAAACGTGTGTCAGAGGAATACGGTTTAGCCGTTATTACGGAAATTGTTACACCAGGTCATTTAGAGGAAGCATTGGATTATATCGATGTCATCCAAATTGGTGCACGTAATATGCAAAACTTCGAATTATTAAAAGCAGCGGGTGCTGCAAACAAACCTGTACTTTTAAAACGAGGCTTAGCAGCGACAATTGATGAATTCATTCACGCGGCAGAATACATTATGTCTAAAGGTAATGAGAACATTATTCTTTGTGAGCGTGGTATCCGTACTTATGAAAAAGCAACACGTAACACATTAGATATTTCTGCTGTACCAATTTTAAAACAAGAAACGCATTTACCAGTGTTTGTAGACGTTACGCATTCAACAGGTCGTCGCGATTTACTATTACCATGTGCGAAGGCGGCAATTGCTATTGGAGCTGATGGCGTCATGGCAGAGGTTCATCCAGATCCATCTGTAGCACTATCTGACTCACAACAACAAATGGATATTCCAACATTTGATGCTTTCTACGAAACACTACAAAATTTCATGAAGAACTATGAAATCCGTGCTTAA
- a CDS encoding DUF948 domain-containing protein, whose translation MEVILYIAAIIAAIGFLILCVSVGMTLFSLKAILNSLAGTLSGIEGQMEGITRETTSLLSKTNSLAEDIQEKSEQLNSVVHAVKGIGDSVNGLNNSVQQITSSVSKSVEQNEEKIAQVVQWSNVAMGIAEKWRKRKIIDQAHETVQEDIYSSESEQMEKPKRKWGRKK comes from the coding sequence ATGGAAGTTATTTTGTATATTGCAGCAATCATTGCAGCAATCGGTTTTTTAATTTTATGTGTGAGCGTCGGAATGACATTATTTTCGCTCAAAGCAATTCTTAACAGCTTAGCTGGAACATTATCAGGGATTGAGGGACAAATGGAAGGTATTACGCGCGAAACGACTTCCTTACTATCCAAAACAAATAGCTTGGCAGAGGATATTCAAGAAAAATCTGAACAGTTAAATTCCGTTGTTCATGCAGTCAAAGGAATTGGTGACTCTGTGAACGGTTTAAATAATTCTGTACAGCAAATTACTTCTTCGGTTTCAAAAAGTGTGGAACAAAATGAAGAAAAAATTGCACAGGTTGTTCAGTGGAGCAATGTCGCAATGGGCATTGCCGAAAAGTGGAGAAAGCGCAAAATTATCGATCAGGCACATGAGACGGTTCAAGAAGATATTTACTCTTCTGAATCAGAACAGATGGAAAAACCGAAAAGAAAATGGGGCCGTAAAAAGTGA
- a CDS encoding acetoin utilization protein AcuC produces MKKAVFVYSPEQLGYKFSDTHPFNHKRLTLTMDLLKNIDALDDLDIVPARVATEEELLLAHDPKYIDIVKRAGHGDLSEAQCESYGIGTEDTPIFENMHEASAQLVGGTLTAVDYVMEGKAEHALNLGGGLHHGFRGRASGFCIYNDSTVAIRYLQEKYNARVLYVDTDAHHGDGVQWSFYEDPDVCTLSIHETGRYLFPGTGNITERGNGQGYGTSFNFPIDAFTEDESFLDIYEKAMREVFEFFKPDVVLTQNGADAHFFDPLTHLYGTMNIYREIPKLAHKLAHEYCGGKWIAVGGGGYDIWRVVPRAWSMLWLEMTDQHLPTGPLPQAWLDRWQPEAPVPFIPTWEDPNPLYEPIPRKAEIEEKNEQMLAKALHIIRNEKRA; encoded by the coding sequence ATGAAAAAGGCAGTATTTGTTTACTCGCCAGAGCAACTCGGATATAAATTTTCAGATACCCATCCTTTCAATCATAAACGCTTGACGCTTACAATGGATTTGTTAAAAAATATAGACGCTCTTGATGATTTAGATATTGTTCCAGCTCGTGTTGCTACAGAGGAGGAGCTGTTGCTTGCACATGATCCAAAATATATTGATATCGTTAAAAGAGCTGGGCATGGTGATCTTTCAGAGGCACAATGCGAAAGCTACGGTATAGGCACCGAAGATACACCTATTTTTGAAAATATGCATGAAGCAAGTGCACAGCTTGTCGGTGGAACGTTAACAGCTGTCGATTATGTTATGGAAGGAAAAGCCGAGCACGCCCTCAATCTAGGTGGAGGGCTACATCATGGCTTTCGTGGCCGAGCATCAGGTTTTTGTATTTATAACGATAGTACAGTAGCCATTCGCTATTTGCAGGAAAAATACAATGCTCGTGTACTTTATGTGGATACCGATGCCCATCATGGAGATGGTGTACAATGGAGCTTTTATGAAGACCCGGATGTTTGTACATTATCTATTCATGAAACAGGCCGTTACCTTTTCCCCGGAACCGGTAATATTACGGAACGTGGAAATGGGCAGGGCTACGGCACTTCTTTTAATTTTCCAATTGATGCTTTTACGGAAGATGAGAGTTTCCTAGATATATATGAAAAAGCTATGCGAGAAGTCTTTGAATTTTTCAAGCCAGATGTTGTGCTAACGCAAAATGGCGCAGATGCACATTTTTTCGATCCATTAACTCATTTATATGGAACAATGAATATTTATAGAGAAATCCCAAAGCTTGCGCATAAATTAGCACATGAATATTGCGGCGGTAAATGGATTGCTGTCGGTGGTGGAGGCTACGATATTTGGCGTGTCGTGCCTCGTGCGTGGTCTATGCTATGGCTTGAAATGACCGATCAGCATTTACCGACAGGACCTCTCCCTCAAGCATGGTTAGATCGTTGGCAGCCTGAAGCACCAGTGCCTTTTATTCCAACTTGGGAGGATCCAAATCCTTTGTATGAGCCAATCCCTCGGAAAGCTGAGATTGAAGAAAAAAATGAGCAAATGCTGGCCAAAGCTCTACATATTATTCGCAATGAAAAACGAGCTTAA
- a CDS encoding cell division FtsA domain-containing protein has protein sequence MSSKLFALDIGTRSVVGIILAEDNDHFHVKDILVKEHKERAMVDGQIHNVMYVADLINEIKHELEEKHGPLTKVSVAAAGRSLKTEQASVTINIRNRPIFTEEDISRLELQAVQQAQQQLLQHKEDTKISHYYCVGYSVLYYRLDGEEIGSLLDQQGNEAQIEVIATFLPRVVVESLIAALKRADLEMDALTLEPIAAINVLIPPTMRRLNVALVDIGAGTSDIAITDKSTVVAYGMVPTAGDEITEALSDHYLLDFPVAEKVKRQLQTEEEILIQDILGFDQYYPKEEVLQAIDTSVKQLAKAIGEEILRLNNRTAPKAVMLVGGGSLTPNLTSELGLVLDLPANRIAVRGIDAIQNITKEDHIKASPELVTPIGIAIAAKKMPIQYMSLTVNEQVVRLFELKEMTVADAFLAANIRAKQLYGKPGHGLSVSVNGQDIFIPGGHGQPAEILVNGHQASTKTMIKTGDAIQLIEGQDGQQATATVRDIVDDAAIKTVTIQHTKYVIEPQITVNGSPASLDSALNDRDVIKFEIAETIEDVFKLTNNWALLKQFESFFIQVDGKPLYLPEFSAQLMINGKPSKMTYAVQDGDVITFQQQTFPTVQRIADQMNVLLEDNIIIHFQNEVLELKKMANEVLVNQVVVSPLSTVPNGATISFKEKDRSRWIYQDVFRYSNWQLPTTFKGNFTILRNGQLASFDMEIFGGDKLEILLEEAPIS, from the coding sequence TTGAGTTCAAAATTATTTGCACTTGATATCGGTACACGTTCTGTAGTAGGCATTATTTTAGCAGAAGATAATGACCACTTTCACGTGAAGGATATCTTAGTAAAAGAACATAAAGAACGCGCCATGGTTGATGGTCAAATACATAATGTCATGTATGTGGCAGATTTAATCAATGAAATTAAACATGAACTTGAAGAAAAACATGGTCCTTTAACAAAAGTAAGTGTCGCTGCGGCTGGTCGCTCATTGAAAACAGAACAAGCTAGCGTGACAATCAATATTCGTAATCGACCAATCTTTACGGAAGAAGATATAAGCCGTTTAGAACTACAAGCTGTTCAACAGGCACAGCAACAGCTCCTTCAACATAAAGAGGATACCAAAATAAGCCACTATTATTGTGTTGGATATTCAGTTTTATATTATCGTTTAGATGGAGAAGAAATTGGTAGCCTACTCGATCAGCAAGGTAATGAGGCACAAATTGAAGTTATTGCAACGTTCCTGCCACGAGTTGTCGTAGAGTCACTTATTGCGGCTCTTAAACGCGCAGATTTAGAAATGGATGCACTAACATTAGAACCTATTGCCGCTATTAATGTGCTTATCCCTCCAACAATGCGTCGTTTAAATGTCGCTCTTGTTGATATTGGTGCGGGTACCTCTGATATTGCTATTACCGATAAAAGTACTGTTGTCGCTTATGGCATGGTACCAACAGCTGGTGATGAAATAACAGAGGCTTTAAGTGATCACTACTTGCTCGACTTCCCTGTTGCCGAAAAGGTGAAGCGTCAACTGCAAACAGAAGAAGAAATTTTAATTCAAGATATTTTAGGCTTTGATCAATATTATCCGAAAGAAGAAGTTCTTCAAGCCATTGATACTTCTGTCAAGCAACTTGCAAAAGCCATTGGGGAAGAAATTTTACGTCTTAATAATCGTACAGCTCCTAAGGCGGTCATGCTTGTTGGTGGCGGTAGCTTAACACCAAACCTTACATCTGAACTTGGACTAGTACTAGATTTACCTGCAAATCGTATTGCCGTTCGAGGGATTGACGCCATTCAAAACATTACGAAGGAAGATCATATTAAAGCATCTCCTGAATTGGTGACCCCAATCGGTATTGCTATTGCAGCCAAAAAAATGCCCATTCAATATATGAGTCTAACTGTCAATGAACAAGTAGTTCGCCTTTTCGAATTAAAGGAAATGACCGTTGCCGATGCATTTTTAGCAGCCAATATTCGAGCAAAGCAATTATATGGAAAGCCAGGACATGGCTTATCAGTGAGTGTAAATGGACAAGATATTTTCATCCCTGGTGGTCACGGTCAACCGGCGGAAATTTTAGTAAATGGGCATCAAGCATCCACTAAAACAATGATTAAAACAGGCGATGCCATCCAGTTAATTGAAGGCCAAGACGGTCAGCAAGCTACTGCTACAGTGAGAGATATTGTCGATGATGCTGCCATCAAAACAGTCACAATTCAGCATACAAAGTATGTAATTGAACCACAAATTACTGTTAATGGTTCCCCTGCATCTTTAGATAGTGCATTAAATGATCGAGATGTTATTAAGTTTGAAATTGCTGAAACAATAGAGGATGTATTTAAGCTCACAAATAATTGGGCGTTGTTAAAACAATTTGAGTCATTTTTTATTCAGGTAGACGGGAAGCCACTTTATTTACCAGAGTTTTCAGCGCAATTAATGATTAATGGTAAACCATCTAAAATGACCTATGCTGTACAAGATGGTGATGTTATAACATTTCAGCAACAAACATTCCCTACTGTTCAACGTATAGCCGACCAAATGAATGTTTTACTTGAGGATAACATCATTATACATTTCCAAAATGAGGTGTTGGAGCTGAAGAAGATGGCGAACGAAGTACTCGTTAATCAAGTAGTCGTATCACCACTTTCAACAGTACCAAATGGAGCAACCATCTCATTTAAAGAAAAAGACCGAAGTCGTTGGATTTACCAAGATGTGTTCCGCTACTCCAATTGGCAACTACCGACTACATTTAAAGGTAATTTTACAATTTTACGCAATGGTCAACTGGCAAGCTTTGATATGGAAATCTTCGGCGGAGATAAATTAGAAATTTTACTAGAAGAAGCGCCTATATCTTAA
- a CDS encoding YtxH domain-containing protein — MTTQKPNFNEVKEQQLESSLPQLYHPQESIYEEERVNMKDFVIGALVGGIVGAAAGLLLAPKSGKDLRSEVAVQAVNLKDKSADFSTTAKDKTVQLSKQIQEQSTQLVEKVKTLKSAKAPTVFDDGTVSFEGEEPLEDFIPSEEPKAEDASEKKGQAEEKSEEVRA; from the coding sequence ATGACAACTCAAAAACCAAATTTTAATGAAGTGAAGGAACAACAGCTTGAAAGTTCATTACCACAGCTTTATCATCCGCAAGAATCGATTTATGAAGAGGAGCGTGTGAACATGAAAGATTTTGTTATTGGTGCATTAGTTGGGGGGATAGTAGGCGCAGCTGCTGGCTTACTATTAGCTCCAAAATCAGGAAAAGATTTACGAAGCGAGGTAGCAGTACAAGCTGTTAACTTAAAAGATAAGAGTGCAGATTTCTCGACAACTGCAAAAGATAAAACGGTTCAATTATCTAAACAAATTCAAGAGCAATCTACACAATTAGTAGAGAAAGTTAAAACATTAAAATCAGCAAAAGCACCAACTGTTTTTGATGATGGTACAGTTTCTTTCGAGGGTGAAGAGCCACTAGAGGATTTTATTCCTAGTGAAGAACCTAAAGCAGAGGACGCTAGTGAAAAAAAGGGACAAGCTGAAGAAAAAAGCGAAGAAGTACGCGCTTAA